Proteins encoded within one genomic window of Carassius gibelio isolate Cgi1373 ecotype wild population from Czech Republic chromosome A4, carGib1.2-hapl.c, whole genome shotgun sequence:
- the LOC127968823 gene encoding uncharacterized protein LOC127968823 isoform X23: MKRRRIKPLKEAEDHVLRCIDKTDALEAKHINDYKGRGVFALIPFIKGDFVVEYRGEMISLIEAEQRREANQDTFFMFDFIWQNKKWSIDATHEDGTLGRLINDDHINPNCTMKRIIVEGKPCLCLFAARDIIPGEELTYDYGGSHWPWRKPPCKDDDNMTAIENCSEDSVTTEGISRFTAEPPCKDDDNMTAIDNCSEDSVTTEGISRFTAEPPCKDDDNMTAIDNCSEDSVTTEGTSRFTAEPPCKDDDNMTAIENCSEDSVTTEGISRFTAEPLVDYSDTEDEVLCSKIKTSYKKRSVIHDDSDDLFENSSVNGKDDQDIQRDVRRNHASFAMSEQHSACTTASKRAKNTRARGKIAEYSDVSSEDELSVSEEEYIPDTSESYTSDSSMSFTASPKGKEKKLQTLPVRSSSAVNRIKKFSIQSSGDLGSSQNHDIAKVPDTSSILDSATSVVIPAVIKKRGGLRMYSKKQQCFFCEGAFTKISRHLERKHRNEVEVAKALSHPKGSKERRMQLEYLRNKGNFAYNSTVINTGAGLMIPRKLPKKNLEGESFMHCIYCKGLFLKKTLWRHVKVCKFKPGDEKPKPGKTRVQVLCGFAQPPPPGVTHGVWKLLNSMNQDQVALETRNDWCILELGKHLYNKYGSRVKMHEHIRQKMRELGRLLICAREVSPLTSIKELIHPTNFMHTINAVKRAAGYNEETNVFEKASVAVKLGQSLNKIAMLIESHSTIRGDEKTGKIANSFQQLYKSRWPEYISTTARRTLEEAKWNSPQLLPFTEDVKLLHIYLDEQEKTHRKLLLTQPSSQHWAKLAKITLTQVMLFNRRREGEVSQMPLSAYISSNQSDAHPDISMALTDLENKLCQYFKRVEIRGKRGRKVPVLLTPSMQESISLLLENRNTCGIPNENPFLFARPYAMTFFRGSDCIREFAVACSAKNPQTLTSTKLRKQIGTLSEVLNLSNTELDQLADFLGHDIRVHRQFYRLPEGTLQLAKISKILLALEKGRLADFKGRNLNEINIDPEEEVTVDSDLEESTSSPKECTTVSSSQHTVCENGTLPADPVSKKKRGYVKKTAWNKLEIQAVEKHMMRFINNHKIPGKADCMRCKEAEPLALKNREWSTLKFYIKNRISALNRKYLPN; this comes from the exons ATGAAACGGAGAAGAATAAAACCGTTAAAAGAAGCGGAAGATCATGTTCTCCGTTGCATCGACAAGACCGACGCACTGGAGGCCAAACACATAAACGATTATAAAG GTCGTGGAGTCTTTGCCTTAATTCCTTTTATTAAAGGAGATTTTGTTGTCGAATATAGGGGAGAAATGATTAGCTTAATTGAAGCCGAACAAAGAAGAGAGGCCAAtcaagacactttttttatgtttgactTCATCTGGCAGAACAAGAAATGGag CATTGATGCAACTCATGAGGATGGCACCCTTGGCCGCCTTATAAATGATGATCACATAAACCCAAATTGTACAATGAAAAGGATTATCGTTGAGGGAAAACCCTGTTTGTGCCTATTCGCTGCAAGAGATATCATTCCTGGAGAGGAACTCACATATGACTATGGAGGAAGTCACTGGCCTTGGAGAAAG CCTCCATGCAAGGATGATGACAACATGACAGCTATAGAGAACTGCTCTGAGGATTCTGTAACTACTGAAGGCATTTCACGATTCACAGCTgag CCTCCATGCAAGGATGATGACAACATGACAGCAATAGATAACTGCTCTGAGGATTCTGTAACTACTGAAGGCATTTCACGATTCACAGCTgag CCTCCATGCAAGGATGATGACAACATGACAGCAATAGATAACTGCTCTGAGGATTCTGTAACTACTGAAGGCACTTCACGATTCACAGCTgag cCTCCATGCAAGGATGATGACAACATGACAGCTATAGAGAACTGCTCTGAGGATTCTGTAACTACTGAAGGCATTTCACGATTCACAGCTgag CCTTTGGTTGATTACTCGGACACCGAAGATGAAGTTTTGTGTTCTAAAATTAAGACATCTTATAAAAag agATCTGTGATTCATGATGATTCGGATGATCTCTTTGAAAATTCGAGTGTAAATGGTAAAGATGACCAAGACATTCAACGTGACGTCAGACGGAATCATGCATCATTTGCAATGAGTGAACAACATTCCGCTTGTACCACAGCATCCAAAAGAGCAAAAAACACAAGA GCTAGAGGGAAGATCGCGGAGTACTCGGATGTTTCGAGCGAAGATGAGTTATCTGTTAGTGAGGAAGAGTACATTCCTGATACATCAGAGAGTTACACATCAGATAGTAGCATGAGCTTTACTGCTTCACCAAAgggtaaagaaaaaaagttacagacTTTGCCAGTCCGGAGCAGTTCAGCTGTGAACAGAATCAAAAAGTTCAGTATTCAAAGCAGCGGTGACTTAGGGAGCTCCCAGAACCACGACATAGCCAAAGTTCCTGACACATCTTCCATTCTTGACAGCGCAACATCAGTAGTTATCCCAGCTGTAATTAAAAAGAGAGGTGGATTGAGAATGTACAGCAAAAAACAACAGTGCTTTTTTTGTGAAGGTGCTTTTACAAAAATTTCTAGACACCTGGAACGAAAGCATAGAAATGAGGTAGAGGTAGCAAAAGCGTTAAGTCATCCAAAGGGCTCAAAAGAAAGGAGGATGCAACTTGAGTATCTACGTAACAAAGGGAACTTTGCTTACAATAGTACTGTTATTAATACAGGTGCAGGACTGATGATTCCGCGGAAACTGCCCAAAAAGAACCTGGAGGGGGAAAGTTTTATGCACTGCATTTACTGCAAAGGactcttcttaaaaaaaactttgtggcGACATGTCAAGGTTTGCAAATTCAAGCCTGGTGATGAGAAGCCGAAACCTGGAAAAACCCGTGTCCAGGTTCTTTGTGGCTTTGCACAACCTCCCCCACCAGGAGTAACTCATGGTGTTTGGAAGCTGTTAAATTCCATGAACCAGGACCAAGTGGCACTTGAAACTAGAAATGACTGGTGCATTTTAGAGTTAGGAAAGCATCTTTACAACAAGTATGGATCAAGAGTTAAAATGCATGAACACATCCGCCAAAAGATGAGGGAGCTTGGAAGACTCCTAATATGTGCAAGAGAGGTATCCCCCCTTACATCTATTAAAGAGCTCATTCATCCCACAAACTTCATGCATACCATCAATGCAGTTAAAAGGGCTGCTGGCTACAATGAAGAGACCAATGTATTTGAAAAGGCTAGTGTGGCTGTGAAACTTGGACAGAGTCTGAACAAAATCGCAATGCTCATTGAGAGCCACTCTACTATTAGAGGAGATGAAAAGACAGGAAAAATTGCGAACAGTTTTCAACAGCTTTATAAGTCCAGATGGCCCGAATACATTTCTACAACAGCCCGGCGAACACTGGAGGAAGCAAAATGGAATTCCCCACAATTACTTCCATTCACAGAAGATGTTAAGCTCCTTCATATATATCTTGACGAGCAAGAGAAGACCCATCGCAAACTCTTGTTAACACAGCCATCATCTCAGCACTGGGCAAAACTGGCCAAGATCACGTTAACTCAGGTTATGCTTTTCAATCGTAGACGAGAAGGGGAAGTGTCACAAATGCCATTGTCTGCATACATCTCCAGCAACCAATCGGATGCTCATCCAGATATTAGCATGGCCCTCACAGATTTAGAAAATAAACTGTGTCAGTACTTCAAGCGTGTAGAAATTAGAGGCAAAAGAGGCAGAAAGGTTCCCGTGCTTCTCACACCTTCCATGCAAGAATCAATCAGCCTGCTTCTTGAAAATCGGAATACCTGTGGAATTCCAAATGAAAATCCTTTTCTCTTTGCACGCCCGTATGCAATGACATTTTTCAGAGGCTCTGATTGCATTCGCGAATTTGCTGTTGCATGTAGTGCAAAAAATCCTCAGACTCTTACATCAACAAAGTTGAGAAAACAGATCGGGACACTTTCTGAAGTTCTTAATCTTAGCAACACAGAGTTAGATCAGTTGGCAGACTTTCTAGGCCATGACATTCGAGTTCATCGTCAATTTTACAGGTTACCTGAAGGCACCCTCCAACTGGCCAAAATTAGTAAAATTCTTCTGGCCCTCGAAAAAGGACGCTTGGCAGACTTTAAAGGGCGAAATCTTAATGAAATCAACATAGATCCAGAAG AGGAAGTTACAGTGGACAGTGATTTGGAGGAGTCCACTTCTAGTCCAAAAG AGTGCACCACAGTATCATCATCACAGCACACGGTTTGTGAGAACGGCACACTTCCAGCAGACCCAGTCTCCAAAAAAAAGAGAG gtTACGTTAAGAAGACGGCCTGGAACAAACTTGAGATACAGGCTGTGGAGAAGCATATGATGAGGTTtattaacaatcacaaaattccAGGAAAGGCAGACTGCATGAGGTGTAAAGAGGCGGAACCACTTGCACTTAAAAATAGAGAGTGGTCTACACTTAAATTTTACATCAAAAATCGAATCTCCGCTCTAAACAGAAAATATCTGCCAAATTAA
- the LOC127968823 gene encoding uncharacterized protein LOC127968823 isoform X33, producing MKRRRIKPLKEAEDHVLRCIDKTDALEAKHINDYKGRGVFALIPFIKGDFVVEYRGEMISLIEAEQRREANQDTFFMFDFIWQNKKWSIDATHEDGTLGRLINDDHINPNCTMKRIIVEGKPCLCLFAARDIIPGEELTYDYGGSHWPWRKPPCKDDDNMTAIENCSEDSVTTEGISRFTAEPPCKDDDNMTAIDNCSEDSVTTEGISRFTAEPPCKDDDNMTAIENCSEDSVTTEGTSRFTAEPLVDYSDTEDEVLCSKIKTSYKKRSVIHDDSDDLFENSSVNGKDDQDIQRDVRRNHASFAMSEQHSACTTASKRAKNTRARGKIAEYSDVSSEDELSVSEEEYIPDTSESYTSDSSMSFTASPKGKEKKLQTLPVRSSSAVNRIKKFSIQSSGDLGSSQNHDIAKVPDTSSILDSATSVVIPAVIKKRGGLRMYSKKQQCFFCEGAFTKISRHLERKHRNEVEVAKALSHPKGSKERRMQLEYLRNKGNFAYNSTVINTGAGLMIPRKLPKKNLEGESFMHCIYCKGLFLKKTLWRHVKVCKFKPGDEKPKPGKTRVQVLCGFAQPPPPGVTHGVWKLLNSMNQDQVALETRNDWCILELGKHLYNKYGSRVKMHEHIRQKMRELGRLLICAREVSPLTSIKELIHPTNFMHTINAVKRAAGYNEETNVFEKASVAVKLGQSLNKIAMLIESHSTIRGDEKTGKIANSFQQLYKSRWPEYISTTARRTLEEAKWNSPQLLPFTEDVKLLHIYLDEQEKTHRKLLLTQPSSQHWAKLAKITLTQVMLFNRRREGEVSQMPLSAYISSNQSDAHPDISMALTDLENKLCQYFKRVEIRGKRGRKVPVLLTPSMQESISLLLENRNTCGIPNENPFLFARPYAMTFFRGSDCIREFAVACSAKNPQTLTSTKLRKQIGTLSEVLNLSNTELDQLADFLGHDIRVHRQFYRLPEGTLQLAKISKILLALEKGRLADFKGRNLNEINIDPEEEVTVDSDLEESTSSPKECTTVSSSQHTVCENGTLPADPVSKKKRGYVKKTAWNKLEIQAVEKHMMRFINNHKIPGKADCMRCKEAEPLALKNREWSTLKFYIKNRISALNRKYLPN from the exons ATGAAACGGAGAAGAATAAAACCGTTAAAAGAAGCGGAAGATCATGTTCTCCGTTGCATCGACAAGACCGACGCACTGGAGGCCAAACACATAAACGATTATAAAG GTCGTGGAGTCTTTGCCTTAATTCCTTTTATTAAAGGAGATTTTGTTGTCGAATATAGGGGAGAAATGATTAGCTTAATTGAAGCCGAACAAAGAAGAGAGGCCAAtcaagacactttttttatgtttgactTCATCTGGCAGAACAAGAAATGGag CATTGATGCAACTCATGAGGATGGCACCCTTGGCCGCCTTATAAATGATGATCACATAAACCCAAATTGTACAATGAAAAGGATTATCGTTGAGGGAAAACCCTGTTTGTGCCTATTCGCTGCAAGAGATATCATTCCTGGAGAGGAACTCACATATGACTATGGAGGAAGTCACTGGCCTTGGAGAAAG CCTCCATGCAAGGATGATGACAACATGACAGCTATAGAGAACTGCTCTGAGGATTCTGTAACTACTGAAGGCATTTCACGATTCACAGCTgag CCTCCATGCAAGGATGATGACAACATGACAGCAATAGATAACTGCTCTGAGGATTCTGTAACTACTGAAGGCATTTCACGATTCACAGCTgag CCTCCATGCAAGGATGATGACAACATGACAGCTATAGAGAACTGCTCTGAGGATTCTGTAACTACTGAAGGCACTTCACGATTCACAGCTgag CCTTTGGTTGATTACTCGGACACCGAAGATGAAGTTTTGTGTTCTAAAATTAAGACATCTTATAAAAag agATCTGTGATTCATGATGATTCGGATGATCTCTTTGAAAATTCGAGTGTAAATGGTAAAGATGACCAAGACATTCAACGTGACGTCAGACGGAATCATGCATCATTTGCAATGAGTGAACAACATTCCGCTTGTACCACAGCATCCAAAAGAGCAAAAAACACAAGA GCTAGAGGGAAGATCGCGGAGTACTCGGATGTTTCGAGCGAAGATGAGTTATCTGTTAGTGAGGAAGAGTACATTCCTGATACATCAGAGAGTTACACATCAGATAGTAGCATGAGCTTTACTGCTTCACCAAAgggtaaagaaaaaaagttacagacTTTGCCAGTCCGGAGCAGTTCAGCTGTGAACAGAATCAAAAAGTTCAGTATTCAAAGCAGCGGTGACTTAGGGAGCTCCCAGAACCACGACATAGCCAAAGTTCCTGACACATCTTCCATTCTTGACAGCGCAACATCAGTAGTTATCCCAGCTGTAATTAAAAAGAGAGGTGGATTGAGAATGTACAGCAAAAAACAACAGTGCTTTTTTTGTGAAGGTGCTTTTACAAAAATTTCTAGACACCTGGAACGAAAGCATAGAAATGAGGTAGAGGTAGCAAAAGCGTTAAGTCATCCAAAGGGCTCAAAAGAAAGGAGGATGCAACTTGAGTATCTACGTAACAAAGGGAACTTTGCTTACAATAGTACTGTTATTAATACAGGTGCAGGACTGATGATTCCGCGGAAACTGCCCAAAAAGAACCTGGAGGGGGAAAGTTTTATGCACTGCATTTACTGCAAAGGactcttcttaaaaaaaactttgtggcGACATGTCAAGGTTTGCAAATTCAAGCCTGGTGATGAGAAGCCGAAACCTGGAAAAACCCGTGTCCAGGTTCTTTGTGGCTTTGCACAACCTCCCCCACCAGGAGTAACTCATGGTGTTTGGAAGCTGTTAAATTCCATGAACCAGGACCAAGTGGCACTTGAAACTAGAAATGACTGGTGCATTTTAGAGTTAGGAAAGCATCTTTACAACAAGTATGGATCAAGAGTTAAAATGCATGAACACATCCGCCAAAAGATGAGGGAGCTTGGAAGACTCCTAATATGTGCAAGAGAGGTATCCCCCCTTACATCTATTAAAGAGCTCATTCATCCCACAAACTTCATGCATACCATCAATGCAGTTAAAAGGGCTGCTGGCTACAATGAAGAGACCAATGTATTTGAAAAGGCTAGTGTGGCTGTGAAACTTGGACAGAGTCTGAACAAAATCGCAATGCTCATTGAGAGCCACTCTACTATTAGAGGAGATGAAAAGACAGGAAAAATTGCGAACAGTTTTCAACAGCTTTATAAGTCCAGATGGCCCGAATACATTTCTACAACAGCCCGGCGAACACTGGAGGAAGCAAAATGGAATTCCCCACAATTACTTCCATTCACAGAAGATGTTAAGCTCCTTCATATATATCTTGACGAGCAAGAGAAGACCCATCGCAAACTCTTGTTAACACAGCCATCATCTCAGCACTGGGCAAAACTGGCCAAGATCACGTTAACTCAGGTTATGCTTTTCAATCGTAGACGAGAAGGGGAAGTGTCACAAATGCCATTGTCTGCATACATCTCCAGCAACCAATCGGATGCTCATCCAGATATTAGCATGGCCCTCACAGATTTAGAAAATAAACTGTGTCAGTACTTCAAGCGTGTAGAAATTAGAGGCAAAAGAGGCAGAAAGGTTCCCGTGCTTCTCACACCTTCCATGCAAGAATCAATCAGCCTGCTTCTTGAAAATCGGAATACCTGTGGAATTCCAAATGAAAATCCTTTTCTCTTTGCACGCCCGTATGCAATGACATTTTTCAGAGGCTCTGATTGCATTCGCGAATTTGCTGTTGCATGTAGTGCAAAAAATCCTCAGACTCTTACATCAACAAAGTTGAGAAAACAGATCGGGACACTTTCTGAAGTTCTTAATCTTAGCAACACAGAGTTAGATCAGTTGGCAGACTTTCTAGGCCATGACATTCGAGTTCATCGTCAATTTTACAGGTTACCTGAAGGCACCCTCCAACTGGCCAAAATTAGTAAAATTCTTCTGGCCCTCGAAAAAGGACGCTTGGCAGACTTTAAAGGGCGAAATCTTAATGAAATCAACATAGATCCAGAAG AGGAAGTTACAGTGGACAGTGATTTGGAGGAGTCCACTTCTAGTCCAAAAG AGTGCACCACAGTATCATCATCACAGCACACGGTTTGTGAGAACGGCACACTTCCAGCAGACCCAGTCTCCAAAAAAAAGAGAG gtTACGTTAAGAAGACGGCCTGGAACAAACTTGAGATACAGGCTGTGGAGAAGCATATGATGAGGTTtattaacaatcacaaaattccAGGAAAGGCAGACTGCATGAGGTGTAAAGAGGCGGAACCACTTGCACTTAAAAATAGAGAGTGGTCTACACTTAAATTTTACATCAAAAATCGAATCTCCGCTCTAAACAGAAAATATCTGCCAAATTAA
- the LOC127968823 gene encoding uncharacterized protein LOC127968823 isoform X45, which yields MKRRRIKPLKEAEDHVLRCIDKTDALEAKHINDYKGRGVFALIPFIKGDFVVEYRGEMISLIEAEQRREANQDTFFMFDFIWQNKKWSIDATHEDGTLGRLINDDHINPNCTMKRIIVEGKPCLCLFAARDIIPGEELTYDYGGSHWPWRKPPCKDDDNMTAIENCSEDSVTTEGTSRFTAEPPCKDDDNMTAIENCSEDSVTTEGISRFTAEPLVDYSDTEDEVLCSKIKTSYKKRSVIHDDSDDLFENSSVNGKDDQDIQRDVRRNHASFAMSEQHSACTTASKRAKNTRARGKIAEYSDVSSEDELSVSEEEYIPDTSESYTSDSSMSFTASPKGKEKKLQTLPVRSSSAVNRIKKFSIQSSGDLGSSQNHDIAKVPDTSSILDSATSVVIPAVIKKRGGLRMYSKKQQCFFCEGAFTKISRHLERKHRNEVEVAKALSHPKGSKERRMQLEYLRNKGNFAYNSTVINTGAGLMIPRKLPKKNLEGESFMHCIYCKGLFLKKTLWRHVKVCKFKPGDEKPKPGKTRVQVLCGFAQPPPPGVTHGVWKLLNSMNQDQVALETRNDWCILELGKHLYNKYGSRVKMHEHIRQKMRELGRLLICAREVSPLTSIKELIHPTNFMHTINAVKRAAGYNEETNVFEKASVAVKLGQSLNKIAMLIESHSTIRGDEKTGKIANSFQQLYKSRWPEYISTTARRTLEEAKWNSPQLLPFTEDVKLLHIYLDEQEKTHRKLLLTQPSSQHWAKLAKITLTQVMLFNRRREGEVSQMPLSAYISSNQSDAHPDISMALTDLENKLCQYFKRVEIRGKRGRKVPVLLTPSMQESISLLLENRNTCGIPNENPFLFARPYAMTFFRGSDCIREFAVACSAKNPQTLTSTKLRKQIGTLSEVLNLSNTELDQLADFLGHDIRVHRQFYRLPEGTLQLAKISKILLALEKGRLADFKGRNLNEINIDPEEEVTVDSDLEESTSSPKECTTVSSSQHTVCENGTLPADPVSKKKRGYVKKTAWNKLEIQAVEKHMMRFINNHKIPGKADCMRCKEAEPLALKNREWSTLKFYIKNRISALNRKYLPN from the exons ATGAAACGGAGAAGAATAAAACCGTTAAAAGAAGCGGAAGATCATGTTCTCCGTTGCATCGACAAGACCGACGCACTGGAGGCCAAACACATAAACGATTATAAAG GTCGTGGAGTCTTTGCCTTAATTCCTTTTATTAAAGGAGATTTTGTTGTCGAATATAGGGGAGAAATGATTAGCTTAATTGAAGCCGAACAAAGAAGAGAGGCCAAtcaagacactttttttatgtttgactTCATCTGGCAGAACAAGAAATGGag CATTGATGCAACTCATGAGGATGGCACCCTTGGCCGCCTTATAAATGATGATCACATAAACCCAAATTGTACAATGAAAAGGATTATCGTTGAGGGAAAACCCTGTTTGTGCCTATTCGCTGCAAGAGATATCATTCCTGGAGAGGAACTCACATATGACTATGGAGGAAGTCACTGGCCTTGGAGAAAG CCTCCATGCAAGGATGATGACAACATGACAGCTATAGAGAACTGCTCTGAGGATTCTGTAACTACTGAAGGCACTTCACGATTCACAGCTgag cCTCCATGCAAGGATGATGACAACATGACAGCTATAGAGAACTGCTCTGAGGATTCTGTAACTACTGAAGGCATTTCACGATTCACAGCTgag CCTTTGGTTGATTACTCGGACACCGAAGATGAAGTTTTGTGTTCTAAAATTAAGACATCTTATAAAAag agATCTGTGATTCATGATGATTCGGATGATCTCTTTGAAAATTCGAGTGTAAATGGTAAAGATGACCAAGACATTCAACGTGACGTCAGACGGAATCATGCATCATTTGCAATGAGTGAACAACATTCCGCTTGTACCACAGCATCCAAAAGAGCAAAAAACACAAGA GCTAGAGGGAAGATCGCGGAGTACTCGGATGTTTCGAGCGAAGATGAGTTATCTGTTAGTGAGGAAGAGTACATTCCTGATACATCAGAGAGTTACACATCAGATAGTAGCATGAGCTTTACTGCTTCACCAAAgggtaaagaaaaaaagttacagacTTTGCCAGTCCGGAGCAGTTCAGCTGTGAACAGAATCAAAAAGTTCAGTATTCAAAGCAGCGGTGACTTAGGGAGCTCCCAGAACCACGACATAGCCAAAGTTCCTGACACATCTTCCATTCTTGACAGCGCAACATCAGTAGTTATCCCAGCTGTAATTAAAAAGAGAGGTGGATTGAGAATGTACAGCAAAAAACAACAGTGCTTTTTTTGTGAAGGTGCTTTTACAAAAATTTCTAGACACCTGGAACGAAAGCATAGAAATGAGGTAGAGGTAGCAAAAGCGTTAAGTCATCCAAAGGGCTCAAAAGAAAGGAGGATGCAACTTGAGTATCTACGTAACAAAGGGAACTTTGCTTACAATAGTACTGTTATTAATACAGGTGCAGGACTGATGATTCCGCGGAAACTGCCCAAAAAGAACCTGGAGGGGGAAAGTTTTATGCACTGCATTTACTGCAAAGGactcttcttaaaaaaaactttgtggcGACATGTCAAGGTTTGCAAATTCAAGCCTGGTGATGAGAAGCCGAAACCTGGAAAAACCCGTGTCCAGGTTCTTTGTGGCTTTGCACAACCTCCCCCACCAGGAGTAACTCATGGTGTTTGGAAGCTGTTAAATTCCATGAACCAGGACCAAGTGGCACTTGAAACTAGAAATGACTGGTGCATTTTAGAGTTAGGAAAGCATCTTTACAACAAGTATGGATCAAGAGTTAAAATGCATGAACACATCCGCCAAAAGATGAGGGAGCTTGGAAGACTCCTAATATGTGCAAGAGAGGTATCCCCCCTTACATCTATTAAAGAGCTCATTCATCCCACAAACTTCATGCATACCATCAATGCAGTTAAAAGGGCTGCTGGCTACAATGAAGAGACCAATGTATTTGAAAAGGCTAGTGTGGCTGTGAAACTTGGACAGAGTCTGAACAAAATCGCAATGCTCATTGAGAGCCACTCTACTATTAGAGGAGATGAAAAGACAGGAAAAATTGCGAACAGTTTTCAACAGCTTTATAAGTCCAGATGGCCCGAATACATTTCTACAACAGCCCGGCGAACACTGGAGGAAGCAAAATGGAATTCCCCACAATTACTTCCATTCACAGAAGATGTTAAGCTCCTTCATATATATCTTGACGAGCAAGAGAAGACCCATCGCAAACTCTTGTTAACACAGCCATCATCTCAGCACTGGGCAAAACTGGCCAAGATCACGTTAACTCAGGTTATGCTTTTCAATCGTAGACGAGAAGGGGAAGTGTCACAAATGCCATTGTCTGCATACATCTCCAGCAACCAATCGGATGCTCATCCAGATATTAGCATGGCCCTCACAGATTTAGAAAATAAACTGTGTCAGTACTTCAAGCGTGTAGAAATTAGAGGCAAAAGAGGCAGAAAGGTTCCCGTGCTTCTCACACCTTCCATGCAAGAATCAATCAGCCTGCTTCTTGAAAATCGGAATACCTGTGGAATTCCAAATGAAAATCCTTTTCTCTTTGCACGCCCGTATGCAATGACATTTTTCAGAGGCTCTGATTGCATTCGCGAATTTGCTGTTGCATGTAGTGCAAAAAATCCTCAGACTCTTACATCAACAAAGTTGAGAAAACAGATCGGGACACTTTCTGAAGTTCTTAATCTTAGCAACACAGAGTTAGATCAGTTGGCAGACTTTCTAGGCCATGACATTCGAGTTCATCGTCAATTTTACAGGTTACCTGAAGGCACCCTCCAACTGGCCAAAATTAGTAAAATTCTTCTGGCCCTCGAAAAAGGACGCTTGGCAGACTTTAAAGGGCGAAATCTTAATGAAATCAACATAGATCCAGAAG AGGAAGTTACAGTGGACAGTGATTTGGAGGAGTCCACTTCTAGTCCAAAAG AGTGCACCACAGTATCATCATCACAGCACACGGTTTGTGAGAACGGCACACTTCCAGCAGACCCAGTCTCCAAAAAAAAGAGAG gtTACGTTAAGAAGACGGCCTGGAACAAACTTGAGATACAGGCTGTGGAGAAGCATATGATGAGGTTtattaacaatcacaaaattccAGGAAAGGCAGACTGCATGAGGTGTAAAGAGGCGGAACCACTTGCACTTAAAAATAGAGAGTGGTCTACACTTAAATTTTACATCAAAAATCGAATCTCCGCTCTAAACAGAAAATATCTGCCAAATTAA